The window GGTGTGTGTTTTCGTATATAATGCCCTATTGGGAAGAATGTTCGTTTGGCCCCTGGGGATGGGAAAGAgggattatttttgttttaaaaaacatgtacatgtatactagccATCTTTAGTTTATCTgtaaaaacatataaacataaacTGATAAAAGCTATAATGAAGGTTAACAAATATGGGACAATTATTTCCTATCAATGTCCTAGTAAGATTTCAGGTAGGAAGGTCGTTGTAATTAccatattttagattttattttactaCAGAATGAAATGCATGTATGAGAGTCTATGGGCAATGGACTGTTAAGGCCTGTTAGAGCGCTAATTGTGTATCTGTAAGTAgagagttcgaatcccactgaGCCCTTCTCAATTATTAAGTTTCCAAAAACGTTATAAACTATTAGGAAGTTTAAAGAACTATAATAAGAAGaacaaaagaaaagttaaaTGTTTTCTTAAGATATTTTTGCAGCACATTTTCTTATATCATTTGATGTTCATAAAAACATCAGAATTCAAATGATGTTTCTTAAGGGCGACAGAAAGGGTGAAAAAAAACGTTAATGCAAAACGATaactttttgaagaaaaaaacatactaaaatacaaaacagaccAGCTACACTCGTTTGCAAAACAAATAATCGGCGATTCATTCAATGATTTGACGCCAGATGGCGAGCAAGTCTTTCTACGTCTTCAGATATGTTGAACTATAAAGAGCAAGTTTGATCACAAACTACGGTCGCCGTAGTTCGGCTAAACTGAGACCGAATTTGCTTTAATCTGACGAAAACAAAACCGCGGTTCAACCAGCGGAAAGACTGTGGtcaaggtacatgtagtttcaagATGGCGGAAAAAAGGAAGACTTCCAAATCTCGCTTCAGTAAATCAGAAAAACATGATTCTTGTTAAATTTTAGCGTACACTTATAGGATTAAATGCGTTGACATTGTTTCCCCTTTCCTTTCAATGAACTTTCATGCGCAAGTCCGTATAtaaatgcactttgaaaaaaacccattctTTTATTCAAAGGGCAATGAAATTATTAGTTAAATGTACTAAGAAGAAGACCTAGATATTATAAAccatttaaaaattagtttaaacTTGTTAAACGCAATGGCATATATTAAACAGAAAACACAAGAGCTTTTAAGCTGACATGATTAGCAGTTCCTTGTTGAAAAAATTCTCATAATTAAGCTCGTATTTTAGTAATACAAGTACGAGTATtgattaaattattgaaaaagaaCAGGAATTGCACTGTTTAGTTGTCAGTTATCCTTCCATTTTTAGAGCTTTTTTACCTTCACGAGCTTGGGAATATCTATGCAGCAAATTTACACATTTCAAAAGGGTCTCTTAAACTTTGTTTAGAACACGATGCCAGGCCAGAAACTAATTatcttttacattatttaatatcTACGGGGATTTAATTATGTCCAACCCTAACACGATTGCACAACAAAAGACACTGATTGAAAAACATAAAGACTTGGCACCAAATCGAGATAATGAAGATGAACTGATATTTAAACAAATGTGTATGGCTATTTACAAGTCTTGCTCAGCGTAACGTGCAAATCTTTTAGATTTGTAGTACATTTGAGAATATTCTCTATTACCTTAACGGAAGTCCATTCTAAAGCAACTACTATTCATGTGACGTGATTGATTTACATGAACAATCAAATAATCAAGCTGGATATGGTACAAGAAATGCTGACATTCTTCAGAAAATACTGTATCAATGGTCTAGCGTATGTGAATAACTCTCCTTGAGGAAAACGGCTGAAAACGGGACGTAATATGTAGAATTAGATGTAGAAGTTATTTCTCTTGCAAGAATTGGACATCACCTACATATCAACAGAAAGTTTCAAAAGGTaggatatttcataaaaatgggACAATACATCGATGTTGGAATCAGTTTAATTCATAACATTTCTAGTTTAAACATAGTTTATATTATTAACGGACTGCAAAAACGGTTAATtatcactggcgtcggaagcaaattgaaagtggggggtggggggggggggctagactaatcctcagaaatattgagaaaaaaagctaattcccaaaatcatggaaatcctaatccgtagggggggggggggggggatacttAAACCTCCAAAATAAACTTCCCTACCAAAAATttttccccaaatcatgaaatccCTAATCCGGGGagaggggagggggtgggggctagtatgcctctgaatccaacttctcaatctttcaaggtaaattttggtacaataatctttcctccgagaaaaagtgtgtgggagggggggggggggggataagccctctatcatgctatgtgcctaatggttatgtataatttgcaaaaaaaggtGGGgaggctaagccccccccccctagcccccctccccctccccccccggttccgacgcctatgattattattaaatataaaactttttaaaaagaagctTGTGTTTCTACAGACTGCGAACTAATATGAACAAGTCTAGTTCAACCAGATCTAGAAGCTTTGTCTCTACAACAGTTTGGAGTTTTGCGCACAACAAAACACATGTATATGGTTGAACGAGTctgataagaaaaatataataatttaaagaGCAGGTCTGTATTTctcggtctgaaaaaaaattcggaggacgacctgggagctacaatgccttcctttaaaaaaattatgtatttattgCGCACACAAATGTGCGCTATATTTGGattgattaaccttatttatacgcaaattctgtgaaaacaattaaaaccattaaattcttcacaCAGTTTACTATTGATATAGTCTCTTTACTTGCCTTTACTTGGTGCAGTTTGtctatatgtaaaaaaaaaatggtcgtccatccgattttttcagaccggggcTACAGACCAGCAGCAAGAAAAACGAACATTTCTTAAggaaacataaaatatgaaattggtGTATTGTATGGATGTTCGAACAAATACAGTTCAAcaaaaagagatttttattATGTACGTGTTATGTATTGAATGTACGAAAAGGTTCAGTGTATGTCATTgagcaaaattaaaacaataaatgtaaatttatcaATTGTAAATTAATAAACATGTGTTTATTCTGATATGTAAACGGTTCggtgaaaaacatttaaaatattgattttactGGAATTTTCAAGTACATCAACAATACAGCTATCTTTATTCACCTACTTAGTTATACAATCGGATTGTATGAAATCAATGATAAAATTAACGCAACAGGTTCAATCACTTTCGTTTTCACGTAACTGCCAATAAACTTAAAACAAAGAAGAGAAGGGCGGGTTATTAGCATCCTGGTtagatatttataaaatgtattgcATTTTAGTACACATTCAGTTGTACAGAAAGCTTAACTTTTTATTTGTATTCTAGAATTGCATAAACGTTCTATGAATTAATACTATTAAATGTTAGACTGTAGGTTGctgttttacattttgattaTGTTGACAGAAACATTGTAGATAAGACATTTGTTTTTACTTGGTAGAACACCTATGAATAATGAACCCTCAATACAGTCTTCAAGATGTAACCAGATGTAACCTTTGTGAGACCGCCATAGTTCATAGttactgtgacatttgtcatgtcaacctCTGCAAGCCCTGTGTAGTAGATCACATTTCAGATGGATACGACAAACATAGAATAGTTCCCTTTCGAAAACGAAAATCTATCTTTATTTATCCGAAATGTGGATCGCATTTACAGAAAGCTTGCGAATTTCAATGCAAGACGTGTGTTGTTTTCGTGTGTTCTTCTTGTATTGCATCGGAACAACACAGGGGTCATATTTTTGTAGAGGTGGTAGAAGTTTACAacttaaaaaaggaaattatcAAAAGAGATGCAGCAGAAATAGAAATCCGTATTTCTCCTACTTATAAAGAGATTGTCCATGACAttgaaaatcagttttttaatcttGATGgaagttatgaaaatattacGACAGACATAAACAAACAAGGCGAGGAATTGCATAAAGAAATCGACTTGGtaatcaatgaaatgaaaactgaaatcagCGAAATGAAAGTAAAACACAGAGACCTTTTACATAAACATTTAGTTAAAACTAAACAAAAGCACGCTCTCATCAAACGAACATTActagaattaaaagaaattcagAAATCTAATGTCGTTTCTTTAACCATTGACTACAATTCCAAAATCAGTGAGTTTAACAAACTTCCATCCAAGACATTGTTGCCAACATTCACTTCAAAGCCTATCGATCATAAGAAACTGCGTAGTTTCTTAGGAAATATCACCCCATTATACATTGCTAAAGAGGGAAATATCCTGTCAGCAGAACTTTTGGACTACCCGGAAGTTGTTGCCATAATACCAACTGGATATGATAAATTGCGTAAAGTTTCCTGCATAAATGAAGAACAAATATGGACGAGTGGACAACCCAGTGATTTGAAATGCTTCAACATCAAAGGTGCACTCCTTCAGACAATCAAtacatttgtaagaaaatgttcaattgatataattttagatattGATGGAGATCTAATATACACTGACTGGTTCACAAAAACAGTGTACAAAGTAGATGTAAAGAATGACCAGACAGAAGAGTTGATAAGGTTACAGGGGTGGACGCCTTGTTACATGTGTGTAACCTCTACTGGTGATCTCCTGGTTACCATGTACaatgatgatgaaaatcaatCTAAGGTTGTCCGTTTCTCGGGATTAACAGAAACGCAAACCATTCAATTTGATGAAAAAGGTAAACCGCTGTACTCAGGGAATATACATACCAAATACATTACTGAAaacagaaaccatgacatctGTGTCGCTGACAGCAGTGctggtgcagtagtggtggttaaTCAGGAAGGGAAACTCAGATATAGATACTCTGGTGATCCCTCAGTTGACACGTTTAGGCCTTTTGAACCATATGGTGTCATAACAGACAGCCAAGGCCGTATCCTGACAGCAGATCGTAGAAATCATTGCATCCACATTTTGGATCAAAATGTGACGTTTTTGCGATGCATCGATAACTGTGATCTGAACAATCCttggggtttatgtgtggataAAAGTGACAATCTGTTTGTGTGTGAGTATTACGatggaaatattaaaaaaatcaaatatttgaaatagaCACCAAACAAGAGACAATGgtgtaaatcaaataaaaggcAATCTTCCAATGAGCAATGTGAGCAGTGACACTAGAAAATATGTTCTTTGGTTGTATACAATATTTAATTCACAAGACATGTATATTGTCTTGGAATTTATAGTCGATGTTGTTATGTAGAAATCATTGAGGCTTTAGTTTAACGTTGCcatatattttattgacattGCATTTGTTGTTGCttatttttgtgatcggcttcggccgatcacagttgtgtccatctcaggcatccggcaaattttACGTAAACGTACTATATttagcgtgtacgatatttggcggaatatgGTTTTACAACAAGTTAGCGTCGATTTGATTTAGCGAATTTCTGAATGTACTTATTTATCTTCttatatgttttacatttggcgatgtacttgatttagcggacgctgttttccgccaaaaacgctaaatagattacacagccaaatgtaataacGTTTACAGTActtgaaaagaaaacatttatacatttacatacataatgaattaaatcacgtttttctttacatatataTGCGTAAGAAAATATTAATCGGAAGTATAATTCGCCTTCTTAAAACTTTTTCATGCCTTGCTATTTCGGAAACCAACGGaacggtgttgtatagcagtttttcccacatattagcttttccccccggaaaacctactatatagtagcctttccccccgTGGGGAAAAGCCACTATATAGtggcttttcccccatagtatgGTTTCTCCCTctcgtttttggttcagattttataaaaaatatttatggaaatccagtaaggattaaaatcaatgtttctgcactcccaggttgcatacatgtatatctacattcatctgtacaggttaagtttcgttttgccgatttattatttttatagacaatgctgaaaATTGAGCATGTGTGCAATGGAATTACAAATAGAATATAATTTAggtcatttattgaaaaaagtactcggttttacaagttatacacttatatgcataattctgtgttctgaaattgtattaagcgagaatgttttaagaattttttgataaatctatcaaactgtctgtttgtttgtgaaaatttcatccaggctaaacctctgttttagaaaaattttgtttccgatgtttcagagcccgatttttaaaatcctattataatgattataCTGCATATTCTTTTGGGTCCAttgtctcataaactagagatgactatatcaccatattttttgAAGTGGCTgtggtttaccacttgaagatgactctgaaaatttcagccctcagggtaggggcccttgatgtttcagggcccgatgtttaaaaccccattataaattcattattcttcaaaacatttaatcaattcttaAGAtaactaatgatataataaataactaaataaataaatcaataaacttttattcataaaaggagaaaccgaaaatcaaaaatcaataacGAACCAAAGCCCATATacgactttttttttacttgttagtgtattagaagaacaagcttatatttgaaaaaaaaagtcagctcatcattggttgttttggggttttttttaatcacccttgtttcattgttcgaagaaataaaatggtacacaagtaaatctttattgcaaaaatatgaaacaaatagcaTAAGATGTTTAGGTAattgaatcgtatatcttgatctatatggcatcgttttcaaaattgtatatttataaatcacgttgcaaacttaaaagtggaaaaattagcaaatagtgagtgacaatatGTACAAAAGGTTAGTTCAAGctttatttcacattttccaaagtaaccagcaaagataccgacattgttctggttgtgaagacatttcattttttttttaaatatttgtatcatAAAATCTCGTGTTTCGtaaaaatgtgcttaaaaatatgaatatgccaCAAGAATTAtgttttgcataaattatctaatCAATCACATCATTGATTACATCAGTAATGGGagttatgaattattttagttGGAAAACATgaccccatcaatcaaagtaaaactaaaacatttcagtttctcatcatatctttgcatcctgtctcccgtttgatatttagaagaagaaatgtataattgttttaagatcgtcaattctaacggtattaatttaaaattgatagcctattggacgaagggagtaatacatttccactttttattccttcctctacaaaattaagtcaagattggccagttagttccctgggagaagcttatacattgatggtattacattggaaaattatagttccaaaccggcgtattttcactcaaatgtgttctcacgtgttcataacgtcgaagtcaaaactgtagataagcatcgattagatgaaaaaaattcgAGGTATTCCAAAATCCCGTGTAAAAAGTGTCCCAAATAGGTGTGAGAAtaggtgaaataaacgatgatgacacatgaaTGTTATGAAGGCGTATGCCTTCGTTCATATTTGGTGTTGGAAAACCATGTGTTTTAATCTAcgtattaataaatgccataattatcctttttatgaaaaataaatagcatatcaattatttcaaattgttgtcacgaatggtccgcCATAAACATGtccggaaagtaaaaatgggggaaaatccactatatagtaggttttccgtgggggaaatctggctataaaaagggagAAAGCCCACTATAAAGTCAACTTTCCGTGGGGGGAAAagctgctatatagccatttttccgggggtaagaactgctatatagccatttttccggggggaaacatggctagggggaaaaggcactatataacaacGGTGCTATATACCTGATTTATCATGGTTATTGTATGTAGTGTAATGCTTTCGTATAACATTAACAGAGCTGACAAATGATATTACATGGCGGTTATTCCTTTAAAACGAATACTTATTAGTGTTGCGCCTTTTCGCCTAtcaaaaaacaactttacaATTTGTCACAATATGTAAACTAACAAGGAGCATGCAAGTCTAATACAAATGGAATCATTTACAGCAATATTGTTTGAAGGTTTATCAGAAAAATGAGATACCTGCACTTCTGGTCGATCGAAAAATGTCTTTTTGTAATCAGCTGCAGTCGCATGGATtcgaaatttgtttttgttaaagctgacatgaattcataaatacgcattatttcccttttatctctaactaccgccatattagttgtcgatttctattgttcagctcatcgctacacaccccctatataaggccgagagcactatttatgcttcaccgcattcaggaatttcatacacccgaacacgttaccttggacgaagagacttgtaaaaacgcgttttgaacaaaaataatatgacaaccacagCACTGGCAAGATACatccaataaacgacgaaacaagacagactaaAATCCAGGCGCAAATACTTCGAAAATTCCTTGAcaattgtagaccgttttcctgtgtattacaccgcacatgcgcaaaccacacactgtggcagatcgagcaatgtcaattatcgcatggattttagaaacagggcgtttttgtaggaacggatggaaacgttgttactttcttggatttactatcattacgctactgtgttggatgtagtgacGCCGGGGTTTTCTAGAAGATGCAGGCATTATCatgttatgcactctgtatgaacgacgcacgtgttcgatgtgcatgcgaagtaaggcagcactgtctgtgcaagataatacggataccttggacatcctttcaaagaataaataaatattgcatttcattgactgttgttttctttattctttattactacattttactacaatgtgtagtccatgcatttagaagtccgtgcaacttgaatgcctcgatcggaaagcaaccgaccgtaactttttcaaccggtatatataccccagtggcagtagaggagcgatcgaaactaatatggcgaccaaatgcttttatgaattcatgtcagctttaattaaTGTTGTGTGTTCCAACGCACCGCTCTAACTGCATTATCAGTCTTTTTTGGTGAAAGAAACTTTACGTTGTATAAtctgaattatatattttaatgttaaaggTACGTGTTTATAAACAAAGTAACAGAATTACAGCGCGTTGTTTTGTACTATCAGACGTGATTTTTTCTTCACTGCATGATCAGTTGTTATGAAGCATACGTATCTTGAATTTCGTTAAcatgtaggcacctttcatttattagatcttgaccttaataaGGAACGAATTTGATAAAACGCGTCACCTTTTAATGCTCTATTTGTTTTGCatacatattttgtattatcattatcCTATTAAATGTATCGTTTAAATGACCGGGAAATCTAATGTTAAGCTTGTTGCTATAAACATATCTAACAAACTTGATAAGTCGACAAAAGCAACTTTAATTCCGTATCTGGTTTAAGCAATATAGAAGATagacaaaaaaaaccaaccaaacaaacaaaaaaccaattaaaaaccCCAACAAACTGATGTAACCGAGCAGAAAGGAGGCAGATGGTGATTTCAGTCGATTTATTAAGTAGATAAATAAAGCATTGAcctataaacaaagaaataatacattagacataaaataaagttttacatgtacatttaatatgtttAGTTTCTGAAATCTTTGACAATAAGCTACCGTTACGCCAGTATTCATTTATAagataaaaacatgttttgtaacaattttacatttgaacTTACAAACAAGTTTTAGAAATTACTATGACAAGTTTAACTGCAAAAATACGATAAAGTATAAactttgcaattaaaataaaatgcccAAATCACTAACATGGTAgttaagaaatatataagtaaatataatattaacataCCACAAGATGCAGCAGATATAATCTGGATTGACCGATgatgttgaaaatgaaatactgccTAATTTTACTTAGTTTGAACGGTTACTTATatcaaatagaaaattaaatttattggataatgaaaataagaaagacCAATGAAATAAGAGAACCAATGAAAAACGAAAGACTTTACTCAGCCAACTCAATCCAGTTGCGCAGTGTAACTGGcggttatttaaaatttaagactgTGTTTAACAAAAACGGATAACAAAATAGATAAaacgaataaatacatatagaaatATGTTTGATACTATCGCATAGATCAGTTTCAATCATGTGATTCCAATCATGTAAACTCACCTCAATACgatattattatgaaatatttgtataaaaaatacaataatttatatGTTGGTTATGGGTGTTGTTTAATTACttagggtttgagttctcaaattcggattgttaaaCAGTTCTTGAAATGTAATGagttaaatttgttataaacacaaaaattatttatgaaatgaattattattggcATTACATTGgataattttacattattatggaattaggctcaaacaaatatagacttttagccaaacagaggaaattcagactaaaggactatatatgataagggcctaaaatggccccctaaaatgaacatcatcattttactatcattctttgttttcttattacagatatgtatgtgatgtgtttacataatattcattttggttcaagtgcccacaatttagaaatatgacattgtaaagaaaaccttttcccgccatttttgcatttttagagTAAAACAGCTTgctttcaagcagtttttcctccTGAAAacagagcgcattcttgaacaaataaaataatttaatcagAGAATgaatctagccaagactaataagtgacaaaaaaattttccttgttcaagcatgcgctctatatttcccattcgtaaatagataagaaaaatgtctatttttggctgattttgattgaattatacaatgtagaaatggcgtcacttttgacgtcatatactaccagtgagtgcaaataaatcaaataaatagatgaaaaatatattttatatcaacttttctaaaaaaattagttaacatttaattgtaaccgaaacacttaaaaaatggcgaattatgggggccaaatttaactcttatcatatatagttctttgcaaattttgttttccactaaaacatttttggcagtactccaatattaaaagttaagattttatattttagtctttataattttgcatatattctgttggttttacctcacttattcatcAAAATAGGT is drawn from Crassostrea angulata isolate pt1a10 chromosome 5, ASM2561291v2, whole genome shotgun sequence and contains these coding sequences:
- the LOC128182679 gene encoding uncharacterized protein LOC128182679, with the protein product MNPQYSLQDVTRCNLCETAIVHSYCDICHVNLCKPCVVDHISDGYDKHRIVPFRKRKSIFIYPKCGSHLQKACEFQCKTCVVFVCSSCIASEQHRGHIFVEVVEVYNLKKEIIKRDAAEIEIRISPTYKEIVHDIENQFFNLDGSYENITTDINKQGEELHKEIDLVINEMKTEISEMKVKHRDLLHKHLVKTKQKHALIKRTLLELKEIQKSNVVSLTIDYNSKISEFNKLPSKTLLPTFTSKPIDHKKLRSFLGNITPLYIAKEGNILSAELLDYPEVVAIIPTGYDKLRKVSCINEEQIWTSGQPSDLKCFNIKGALLQTINTFVRKCSIDIILDIDGDLIYTDWFTKTVYKVDVKNDQTEELIRLQGWTPCYMCVTSTGDLLVTMYNDDENQSKVVRFSGLTETQTIQFDEKGKPLYSGNIHTKYITENRNHDICVADSSAGAVVVVNQEGKLRYRYSGDPSVDTFRPFEPYGVITDSQGRILTADRRNHCIHILDQNVTFLRCIDNCDLNNPWGLCVDKSDNLFVCEYYDGNIKKIKYLK